The Streptomyces sp. NL15-2K genome contains a region encoding:
- a CDS encoding helix-turn-helix transcriptional regulator, which yields MSGQRPQDAAAARRLGEALRGLQRSSGRTLRTLETQVRISDSSLSRYFRGETVPPWPVVRDLCRALGADPSVYRALWEAADRSRPEEPAPAAPPQQPSPTWPRRLRKRLTGSWGFAAAGTAIGLAAGLTLFGLQHSPTAPPAQGVTEAKDAKTGYSDAGVLVHNVEEKCQKPRTHECALHLAWDPYRPYTTANSADRVWHHDLLHARCRIADGVTVTDEEEKHSSIWIQVSRKGQHLWLPGIRVEPDTLAQLTIVLPRCPT from the coding sequence ATGAGTGGCCAACGTCCGCAGGACGCAGCGGCAGCACGAAGGCTGGGCGAGGCGCTGCGGGGACTGCAGCGAAGCTCGGGCCGCACGCTTCGCACCCTGGAAACCCAGGTCCGCATCAGCGACTCGTCCCTCTCCCGCTACTTCCGCGGCGAAACCGTGCCTCCATGGCCCGTCGTCCGGGACCTGTGCCGGGCGCTGGGAGCAGACCCCAGCGTGTACCGGGCTTTATGGGAGGCCGCCGACCGCAGCCGGCCCGAGGAACCAGCCCCTGCCGCCCCGCCACAACAACCCTCCCCCACCTGGCCGCGCCGACTGCGCAAGCGCCTGACCGGTTCATGGGGCTTCGCCGCGGCCGGCACCGCCATCGGCCTTGCGGCCGGGCTGACGCTGTTCGGCCTCCAGCACTCACCCACCGCGCCCCCTGCCCAGGGCGTCACCGAAGCGAAGGACGCGAAGACCGGCTATAGCGATGCCGGCGTGCTCGTCCACAACGTCGAAGAGAAATGCCAGAAACCCCGTACGCACGAATGCGCGCTGCATCTGGCCTGGGACCCCTACCGTCCCTACACGACGGCCAACTCCGCCGACCGCGTCTGGCACCATGACCTGCTGCACGCGCGTTGCCGGATCGCCGACGGCGTCACCGTCACCGACGAGGAAGAAAAACACAGCAGCATCTGGATCCAGGTCTCGCGGAAAGGGCAGCACCTATGGCTCCCTGGGATCCGCGTCGAGCCCGACACGCTGGCCCAGTTGACCATCGTGCTGCCCAGGTGCCCGACATGA
- a CDS encoding Hsp70 family protein, which yields MATRALIIANSTYDDDHFATLPAAAADAAQLAAVLGDPDIAGFEVETLVDVGQRAAMRALESFFTRAGRDDLLLLHLSLHGWKDVRNRLYFVMRDTERDYPGSTAVSAETVGTFMGESRSRRIVVLLDCCYSGAFTLNALRRDAGTPTVDIAEPFAGNGRVVLTASTALQYAHESEQDVRYSRTPAQPSVFTSAVVRGLRDGSADLDGDGLVSVDELYDYVHEQVRQRIAGQTPTLSVDSAQGTIYLARSPRHGDVDRLAEMRAAVLDVQPWKRIGSLHLVEQLLGSVREPTRDAARAALLGLIADADREVARRARQLWHERGLGDIPTARAARPARPSPPRRLTGTSGPVVGIDFGTTNSSIALLEGEDVRLIPNAEGALTTPSLVAVTADGGILVGTAAKRQSIANPDYTVRSVKLRLGTDWSITRGAVQLTAEDAAELILRRLREDAEAYAGEPPRLAVMTVPANFDLVQRAVLVESARRAGLDVRRVLNEPTAAALTYGLNREEDATVLIFDLGGGTLDVTLIEVGDGLVEVKATCGDNHLGGDDWDQRIVQHLLRRVWDRHGVDLTQDVPARQRLQEAAEAAKVELSSASSATVRLPFLSSTADFPVHLDETLTRTEFEGMTRDLLARCRRPIEQAIRDAGIRHSELDQVILTGGATRMPAIGELVRRLTGGRQPYRGLIPEGIVTGAAIQGGVLAGGVKDVLLLDVVSASLGFETYDGTVLKVIERNTTIPTLRWAFVATSENGQTTMTVHVVEGESPNVTDNRTLAVLEVSDLPRHPRRTPVIEVVLDVDANTILHVTAKELRGHTHELAGRASELAEARAALGRVWSYNSPEAERLRAKVAALEAKYFTGREWQTTVDRSSMTRAASLLQSPQWQALRGLAPLAWEAPEP from the coding sequence GTGGCGACTCGGGCCCTGATCATCGCCAACAGCACGTACGACGACGACCACTTCGCCACGCTGCCAGCCGCCGCCGCGGACGCCGCGCAGTTGGCGGCGGTGCTGGGCGATCCGGACATCGCGGGATTCGAGGTCGAGACCCTCGTCGATGTCGGTCAGCGCGCGGCGATGCGCGCGCTGGAGTCCTTCTTCACCCGGGCCGGGCGCGACGACCTGCTCCTGCTGCACCTGTCGCTGCACGGGTGGAAGGACGTCCGCAACCGCCTGTACTTCGTCATGCGCGACACCGAACGCGACTATCCCGGCTCCACCGCTGTCTCCGCGGAAACAGTCGGCACCTTCATGGGCGAGAGTCGCTCCAGGCGCATCGTCGTCCTGCTGGACTGCTGCTACAGCGGGGCATTCACCCTGAACGCGCTGCGCCGCGACGCCGGGACGCCCACCGTCGACATCGCCGAGCCCTTCGCGGGCAACGGCCGGGTCGTCCTTACAGCCTCCACCGCCCTGCAGTACGCCCATGAGAGCGAGCAGGACGTCCGCTACAGCCGCACCCCCGCCCAACCGTCCGTGTTCACCTCGGCGGTGGTCCGTGGCCTGCGGGACGGCTCCGCCGACCTTGACGGCGACGGCCTGGTCTCGGTCGACGAGCTCTACGACTACGTCCACGAGCAGGTACGGCAACGCATCGCCGGCCAGACCCCCACGCTCAGCGTGGACAGTGCCCAGGGCACGATCTACCTGGCCCGCAGCCCCCGGCACGGCGACGTCGACCGGCTCGCCGAGATGCGGGCGGCCGTGCTCGACGTCCAGCCCTGGAAGCGCATCGGCTCCCTCCACCTCGTCGAGCAGCTGCTCGGCAGCGTCCGTGAACCGACCCGGGACGCGGCCAGAGCGGCGCTGCTCGGACTTATCGCCGACGCGGACCGCGAAGTCGCCCGCCGGGCACGGCAGTTGTGGCACGAGCGGGGACTGGGCGATATCCCCACGGCGCGGGCGGCACGCCCCGCCCGCCCGTCACCGCCGCGCCGACTCACCGGGACCTCCGGTCCTGTGGTGGGCATCGACTTCGGTACGACGAACTCGTCGATCGCCCTCCTCGAAGGCGAGGACGTACGCCTGATCCCCAACGCGGAGGGCGCCCTCACGACACCGAGCCTGGTGGCCGTCACAGCAGACGGAGGAATCCTCGTGGGCACGGCCGCCAAGCGACAGTCGATTGCGAACCCCGACTACACGGTGCGGTCCGTCAAGCTGCGGCTGGGCACGGACTGGAGCATCACCCGAGGAGCGGTCCAACTGACGGCGGAGGACGCCGCGGAGCTCATCCTGCGGCGTCTGCGGGAGGACGCGGAGGCGTACGCCGGGGAGCCACCCCGGCTGGCGGTCATGACGGTGCCGGCGAACTTCGACCTGGTCCAGCGGGCGGTGCTGGTGGAGAGCGCCCGCCGGGCCGGGCTCGACGTGCGGCGGGTCCTCAACGAACCGACGGCTGCGGCGCTCACGTACGGGCTGAACAGGGAGGAGGACGCCACCGTACTGATCTTCGACCTCGGCGGCGGCACCCTGGACGTCACTCTCATCGAGGTCGGGGACGGTCTCGTGGAGGTCAAGGCGACCTGCGGCGACAACCACCTCGGCGGTGACGACTGGGACCAGCGGATCGTGCAGCACCTGTTGCGCCGGGTGTGGGACAGGCACGGTGTGGACCTCACGCAGGACGTCCCGGCGCGCCAGCGGCTCCAGGAAGCCGCCGAGGCAGCGAAGGTGGAGCTGTCGTCGGCGAGCAGCGCCACCGTCCGTCTGCCCTTCCTGTCCTCCACCGCGGACTTCCCAGTGCACCTCGACGAGACCCTGACGCGCACCGAGTTCGAGGGCATGACCCGGGACCTGCTGGCGCGCTGCCGCCGACCGATCGAACAGGCCATCCGTGACGCCGGGATCCGGCACTCCGAACTCGACCAGGTGATCCTGACCGGCGGCGCCACGCGGATGCCGGCGATCGGTGAGCTGGTGCGCCGACTCACCGGTGGCAGACAGCCCTATCGCGGTCTCATCCCCGAGGGGATCGTCACTGGTGCCGCCATCCAGGGTGGCGTGCTCGCCGGAGGCGTCAAGGACGTGCTGCTCCTCGACGTGGTCTCGGCCTCGCTCGGTTTCGAGACCTACGACGGCACGGTGCTGAAGGTGATCGAGCGGAACACCACCATCCCCACGCTCAGGTGGGCGTTCGTCGCCACGAGTGAGAACGGTCAGACCACCATGACCGTGCACGTCGTCGAGGGCGAAAGCCCGAATGTCACGGACAACAGGACGCTCGCCGTCCTCGAGGTCTCGGATTTGCCCCGGCATCCCCGGCGCACTCCGGTGATCGAGGTGGTCCTGGATGTCGACGCCAACACCATCCTGCACGTCACGGCCAAGGAACTGCGGGGCCATACCCACGAACTGGCTGGTCGTGCGAGCGAACTGGCCGAGGCCCGCGCGGCCTTGGGCCGCGTGTGGAGCTACAACAGCCCGGAAGCGGAACGCCTGAGGGCGAAAGTGGCCGCGCTGGAGGCCAAGTACTTCACCGGCCGGGAGTGGCAGACGACGGTCGACCGCTCCTCCATGACGCGGGCCGCCAGTCTCCTACAGTCCCCCCAGTGGCAGGCCCTGCGCGGCCTCGCTCCGCTCGCCTGGGAGGCTCCGGAGCCCTGA
- a CDS encoding PIN domain-containing protein, with amino-acid sequence MFSRLLKYLAWATEAAELLRSQISDKDIGHLLFTRRYGSLLGSCGTLSGTDQQRLVNGLVDLEVTERIQALEAAGNALEAQTARWTGIGWFVVADSSFYIPNTVALANADLHQVLGMPPNEHIRLLFPIAVVHELDSLMDAGKHQARWRASHTLGLLDHTLSGSTSGILRYADNSGEPAAWHGEVNVEIVMDQPGHVRLPITDDEIIDRVVAVQALAARPVRLLTCDTGQHTRGRAAGLNVTKVPAKDPGPEPDWEAQDKPGNGTRAKRRERQAAQQEAGAG; translated from the coding sequence GTGTTCTCCCGTCTCCTGAAGTACCTGGCGTGGGCCACCGAGGCAGCAGAACTGTTGCGCTCCCAGATCAGTGACAAGGACATCGGTCACCTCCTCTTCACCCGCCGCTACGGGTCCCTTCTGGGCAGCTGCGGCACGCTCTCCGGGACCGATCAGCAGCGCCTCGTCAACGGCCTCGTCGACCTGGAGGTCACCGAACGCATCCAGGCCCTGGAGGCAGCCGGGAACGCGCTGGAGGCGCAGACAGCCCGTTGGACCGGGATTGGGTGGTTCGTGGTCGCCGACTCCAGCTTCTACATCCCAAACACGGTCGCGCTCGCCAACGCCGACCTGCACCAGGTGCTAGGAATGCCGCCGAACGAGCACATCCGGCTGCTGTTCCCCATCGCCGTGGTCCACGAACTCGACAGCTTGATGGACGCCGGCAAGCACCAGGCCAGGTGGCGGGCTTCCCATACGCTCGGGCTCCTGGACCACACCCTCAGCGGATCCACCTCCGGCATCCTGCGTTACGCGGACAACAGTGGCGAGCCTGCCGCGTGGCACGGCGAAGTGAACGTGGAGATCGTCATGGACCAGCCCGGCCATGTACGTCTGCCCATCACCGACGACGAGATCATTGACCGGGTGGTGGCTGTCCAGGCCCTCGCCGCCCGGCCGGTGCGGCTGTTGACGTGCGACACCGGGCAGCACACCCGCGGCCGGGCCGCTGGGCTGAACGTGACGAAGGTACCGGCGAAGGACCCGGGGCCGGAGCCGGACTGGGAGGCGCAGGACAAGCCTGGCAACGGCACCCGAGCGAAGCGCCGCGAGAGGCAGGCCGCCCAGCAGGAAGCCGGCGCAGGGTAG
- a CDS encoding glutaredoxin domain-containing protein — MMRAWILPMLLVLCGSAVAAGLIFKGNFGTAAALQLAFLTLAGVNSPLIFPRSIGAREAQRRSVVDGRPVVFWRPGCKYCVRLRIRLGRSARQLYWVDIWRDPTGAAAVRAANDGNETVPTVVVAGQPHTNPAPEWVREQLSPCT; from the coding sequence ATGATGCGCGCTTGGATCCTGCCGATGCTGCTTGTGCTCTGCGGCTCAGCCGTCGCGGCTGGGCTGATCTTCAAGGGGAACTTCGGCACAGCTGCAGCACTCCAGCTGGCGTTCCTGACGCTCGCAGGCGTGAACTCGCCCCTGATCTTCCCGAGGTCGATCGGTGCGCGGGAGGCACAACGCCGCAGCGTGGTCGACGGACGGCCAGTCGTCTTCTGGCGTCCGGGCTGCAAGTACTGCGTGCGACTCCGCATTCGGCTGGGCCGTAGCGCCCGCCAGTTGTATTGGGTCGACATCTGGCGTGACCCGACAGGAGCTGCAGCGGTGAGGGCAGCCAATGACGGCAACGAGACCGTGCCAACCGTCGTCGTGGCGGGCCAGCCACACACCAACCCCGCTCCCGAATGGGTGCGCGAACAGCTCTCCCCTTGCACGTGA